From Microbacterium sp. LWH7-1.2:
TCTGGTGATGAGTGTCAGCTGTGGAGGAAGGCGAGCAGTGCCTCGTTGACCTCGGCACCGTGCGTCCACAGCAGGCCGTGCGGCGCGCCCTCGATCTCCACGTAGGTGGCGTCGGGGAGCAGATCCTTGAAGCGGCGGGCGGTCTTGTCGATGGGGAGGATGTTGTCGGCGGTCCCGTGGAGGATGAGCGCGGGCACGTCGATCGCGGGGATGTCGGCGCGGAAGTCCGTGGGCCACGTCAGCGGCGCCGCGGCGAGCGCGGTGTTGCCGGCGTACGTCGCGACCTGCACGCTCGCGTCGACGGCCTCCTGCGAGATGCGGGAGCCGAGGTTGTCGTCGAGGTTGTAGAAGTCCTTGTAGAACCCGGCGATGAAGGCGTAGCGGTCGTCGCGCACCGACTGCGCGATCCCGTCGAAGAACTCCTGCGGTCCGGCGCCGTCGGGGTTGTCGTCGGTGATCAGCAGGAACGGTTCGAGCGATCCGAGGAACGCCGCCTTCGCGACGCGGCCGCTGCTGTAGCGCGACATGTAGCGGGCGATCTCGCCGGTGCCCATCGAGAAGCCCACGAGCACCGCGTCGTGGAGGTCGAGGTCTTCGATCAGGGCGTGCAGGTCGCCGGCGAACGTGTCGTAGTCGTACCCGGAGCCCACCTTGCTCGACTGCCCGAAGCCGCGGCGGTCGTAGGCGATGACGCGGTAGCCGGCGTCGAGCAGCGCGGCCTGCTGCTTGCCCCACGACTCGCCGTCCAGCGGGAAGCCGTGGATCAGCACGACCGGCTGGCCATCCGACGGGCCCTGGTCGGTGTAGTAGAGGTCGATGTCCACCGAGTTCTCGGTCCCGACGGTGATGTACGCCACGATCGCTCCTTCCGGATCGCGGGCGGATGCCGCGACCCTGCGTTCGACGCTAGGCCGCGGCATCCGTCATCGCCAGTGGTCTGCCCGCGTGCGTCACGAGCGTTCACGCGGCGTTCAGCGGCGCTCTGGCGCCCGCAGTCGAAACGCCACGGACCTGCGCGACGCGGGTGCGAGGTCAGTCGCGCGCTGCTCCCGCGGAAGGGGTCACCGTGAAGACGGTGGGGGCGGTGAAGCCGGCGGCTGCGAAGGCGGCGGTGGCGGCATCCGTCACGTCCTGGACGTTTTCGTGCGCGACGAGTGCGATCGCGGCGCCCCCGAAGCCGCCGCCGGTCATGCGGGCGCCCACTGCGCCGGCCGACAGCGCGGCCTCGACCGCGGTGTCGAGCTCGGGGACCGAGATCTCGAAGTCGTCGCGCATCGAAGCGTGCGAGGCGACGAGGAGGTCGCCGATCGCGGAGGGCCCCTGCTCGCGGAGGGTGCGCACCGTGTCGAGCACGCGCTGGTTCTCGGTGACGACGTGGCGGACGCGGCGGAAGGTGACCTCGTCCACGAGCTCGGCGAGGCGCGGGAGGTCGTCGACGCTCACGTCGCGCAGCGCCGGCACGCCGAGCGCCGCGGCACCGCGCTCGCACGCGGCGCGGCGCTCGCCGTAGCCGCCGGTGGCGTGGGAGTGCTTCACGCCGGTGTCGATGACGACGAGCTCGAGGCCGGCGTCCGCGAAGCCGAGGTCGACGACCTGTGCCTCCAGCGAACGGCAGTCCAGGAATATGGCCGCGTCGGCCCGGCCGAGGAGCGACGCCATCTGGTCCATGATGCCCGTGGGCGCGCCGACCGCCTCGTTCTCGGCGCGACGGCCGACCTTCGCCAGCGCGACGCGGTCGAGATCGATTCCCCAGGTGTCGGCGAGGGCGACGGCGGTCGCGCCCTCGATCGCGGCGGATGACGACAGTCCGGCGCCCACCGGCACGTCGGACGCGAAGGCGAGGTCGACACCCGACACCGTGGCGGGATCGGTTCCGGATGCCGCGAGCAGCGCCCACGCGACACCCAACGGGTACCGCGCCCACTCGGGCACGCCATCGCGCTTCTCGGGGAAGAGCGCGTCGAGCTCGTTGAGCGCGACCTCGACGGTCGCGTCATCGAACGTCGAGGCCACGCGCACACGGAAGACGCCGTCGGCGCGCGGGGCGAGAGCGACATGGGTGCGGTGCTGGATCGCGAACGGTAGCACGAAGCCGTCGTTGTAGTCGGTGTGCTCGCCGATGAGGTTCACGCGTCCGGGCGCAGACCACGTGCCGGTGGCGTCGGCGCCGAACCGGGCGGCGAAGAGCGCACGCGCGATGGCCGCGGTGCGGATGTCGGTGGCGGTCACAGGGTCTCCTCGGGGATGGAGGCGACGGCGTCGCGCAGCTTCGCCGCCGCCGTCTCGGGCGGGATGTCGCCGATCCAGGCACCCATGGCGGCCTCGGATCCGGCGAGGAACTTGAGCTTGTCGGCCGCGCGGCGCGGTGATGTGAGCTGCAGGTGCAGGCGCGCGGTGTCGCGGCCGCGGTGCACCGGCGCCTGGTGCCAGGCGGCGATGTACGGCGTGGGGGAGTCGTAGAGCGCGTCGACGCCGCGGAGCAGCCGCAGGTACAGGGGCGCGAGCTCGTCGCGCTCGGCCTGGGTCGCCTCGGCGAAGTCCGCGACGTGGCGGTGCGGCAGCAGGTGGATCTCGATCGGCCAGCGCGCCGCGAACGGCACGAACGCCGTCCAGTGCTCGCCCTCGAGGATCACGCGCTCACCCGCACGCTCGAAGTCGAGGATGCGCGCGAACAGGTCGGCGCCCTCGCGATCGATGGACGCCAGCAGGCTCGTCGTGCGCGGCGTGATGTACGGGTAGGCGTAGATCTGCCCGTGTGGGTGGGGGAGCGTGACGCCGATCGCCTCGCCGCGGTTCTCGAACGGGAAGACCTGCTCGATGCCGGGCAGCGCCGACAGGGCCGCCGTGCGATCCGCCCACGCCTCGATGACCGTGCGCGCACGGGTAACCGTCAGCGAGCCGAAGGAGCCCGAGTGCTCGGGACTGAAGCACACGACCTCGCAACGGCCGACGCTCGTGCGGGTCCGGCCGAGGCCCGGGGCCACGAGGTCCTCGAGATCGCGTGGCGGATCGGTGCCGACGAGGGCTTCGCCAAGAGTCCGCGCGGGCGCGTCGCCGTGTGCGACCGCGAGAGCGGGGCCGAACGACGGCGACTTGTTCTCGAACACGGCCACGTCGTACAGCGAAGGGATCTCCGACGGATTCGTCGGCGTCTGCGGGGCCAGCGGGTCGAGGTGCGCCGGCGGGAGGAAAGCGCGGTTCTGGCGGGCCGCGGCGATCGACACCCAGTCGCCTGTCAGGACGTCGCGTCGCATGGTCGCGGTCTGGGGCCTGGGTGCGAGGTCGCGCGCGTCGAGGGCGCGTTCGGCGCCGAGCGTCGTGCCGGGGTCGTCGTAGTAGATCAGCTCGCGCCCGTCGGCGAGGCGGGTCGGGCGCTTGACGACGCCGGCGCCGAGGGCCTCGGCGGGCAGATCGCGGGCGGACACCACGGTGTCGTCGTGAGGCGTGTTCACGTCAACACGTTAGCAAGTCCGCTATGTTGGCGTCAACACGGGCGCTGCATCCCGACCTCACGTCGACGGCGTCCGATGGATCGGGGTGGGGATGACGGCAAGACGCGTGTCGATGGCGGACGTCGCGGAGCGCGCGGGCGTCTCGGGCCAGACGGTGTCGCGGGTGGTCAACGCGAGCCCCCGCGTCGACCCCGGGACGCGGGCGCGCGTCGAGGCGGCGATGAGGGACCTCGGCTACCGTCCGCATCGCGCCGCGCGCGCTCTGCGCACCGGACGCACCCAGACCATCGGGCTCGTGGTGTCGACCCTCGCGTCGGTGGGCAACTCCCGCATGCTGCAGGCGGTGGCGGATGCCGCGGCCGCCCGCGGCTACGCGCTGACGGTCGTGACGCTCGGCGCCGACGGCGACGTGGCCGCGGCTTTCGAGCGGCTGGCCGAGCAGGGCGTGGATGGGGCGATCGTGCTGAACGAGGCCACAGCGCGGGTGCGCGGTGCCGATGTCGGCGCCCCTGGGCTGCGCCTGGTCGTGGTCGACTCTCCGCGCGACGAGCGTTTCGGGGTGGTCGAGACCGATCACGCCGCAGGCGCGAGATCCGCGGTCGAGCACCTGCTCGCGCTGGGCCACGCGACCGTCCACCACCTGGCCGGCCCCGAAGGCTCGTTCGCCGCGGGGGAGCGCGAGCGCGGGTGGCGCGACGCTCTCTCGGCCGCCGGCGCCGCGGTGCCGCCCGTGGTCCGCGGAGACTGGACCTCCGCGTCGGGCTTCGCCGCAGCATCCGCTCTTCTCCAAACAGGTGCGACCGCCGTCTTCGCCGCCAACGATCAGATGGCGCTGGGCGTGCTGCGCGCCATGGGGGAGGCGGGGCGCGCGGTGCCCGGCGATGTGAGCGTGGTCGGCTTCGATGACGTGGCGGATGCCGCGGACTACCGTCCGCCCCTCACCACCGTGCGGCAGGACTTCGACGCGCTCGGCGCGCGCGCGGTCGCGGCGCTCGTCGACGGCATCGAGGCCGGCGCGCCCGCGGCGTTCGAGACCGTGCCGACGCGCCTCGTCGTCCGCGAGAGCACCGCGGCCCGCTCAGGTTTGACTGCCCGAGCTTGACAGCCCGAGCGGCGTGCCCGTGCCCGCTCCCGTCCTTGGCGAGGCGCCAGACTTCGCGCTCTCCGCTGGGCCTTTTGGCGAGTCGCCACAAAGCGGTCGCGGCTGCTGGCGCTGCGCATCCTGGCGAGTCGCCAAGACAGCGTTGTGGGCCCCTCATTCTTGGCGAGTCGCCAGGAATAGGCGGGGGGGGGGGGGGGGGACGGATGCCTCAGCCGGCGGCGCGGCGCGCCTCCCAGCCGGTGCGGACCATCTCGTCGACGGAGTAGCGGTTCTTCCAGTCCAGGTCGCGCGCCGCGAGCTGGCCGGTCGCGACGATGCGGTCGGGGTCGCCGGGGCGGCGGGGTGCGATCTCGGGCGTGAAGGCGATTCCCGTGACACGGGCCATCGCGTCCATGATCTCCCGGACGCTCAGGCCGTTCTGCGACCCGAGATTGTACGCGGGCTCGATCGGGCGGTTCGCGAGCAGGCGCTGCGCGGCCGCGACGTGGGCCGCGGCGATGTCGGCCACATGCACGTAGTCGCGCACGTTCGTGCCGTCGGGAGTGTCGTAGTCGTCGCCGTTGATGCGCGGCGTCCTGCCCGCGAGCAGGGCCTCGAATACGAGGGGGAAGAGGTTGTGCGGGCTGGTGTCGTAGACCGACGGGTCGCCCGAGCCGACGACGTTGAAGTAGCGCAGGGCGGTGTAGCGGAGGGCATGGTCCGATTCGGCGCTCGCGACCGCCTGGTCGCGGATGATCCACTCGCCGATCAGCTTCGACTCCCCGTAGGGCGAGGCGGGGCGCTTGGGCAGGTCCTCGGTGACGAGCGGCACGTCGGGCGTGCCGTACACGGCGGCCGACGACGAGAACACGAGGTTCGAGACCTCCGCCGCCTGCATCGCGGCGAGGAGCACGCGCGTGCCCTCGACGTTCTGCGCGTAGGTGTGCAGCGGGCGCTGCACCGAGACGCCCGCGTACTTGAACCCGGCGAGGTGGATGACGCCCTCGACCTGGTGCTCGCGGAGCGTGCGCTCGACGAGCTCGCCGTCGAGGATGGAGCCGCGCACGAACGGCACGCCCTCGGGCACGAACGACGCGTGGCCGCTCGAGAGGTCGTCGATGACGACGGAGTTCAGGCCCGCGTCTGCGAGCGCACGGACGATGTGGGCGCCGATGTAGCCGGCGCCTCCGGTCACGAGCCAGGACATATCACTCCGGATTCAGGTGGGGGTGGTTACGCCGAGCGGCGCCGCGTCCATTCTGCCCGGTCGGACGGATGCCCCGTTCCCGGCCGCGATCGCGCGCTCGGCGTGCAGGAATCGAGGTTTGGCCGGCACGCCGGGTGGCGGCATCCGTTCCGCGACGTGTCGCGCGAGGGGTCCGGTCATGTGCGCAGAGGTTCAGGCGCGCGCCGCCCAGCGCGCTGCGCGCTGCAGCAGCGCCACGTGCGCGGGGGAGTGGTACGAGCGCTCGTCGTGGCCGAGCGAGGAGACCACGGCGCGCGTCGGCTGCTCCCGCACCCACACCGCGGCGTGCTCGGCGCCGTCGACGTCGTGCACGGCGAGCACGCGCGCGCCCGCGTCGACCACGAGGTCGCTGTAGCGTTCGTCGACGACGTCGAGGGGCGGCATCCCTTCGCTCACGGGATGTTCACCGTCGACGACCCTCACCCGCGCGTCGCCGACCGGGGGGTGCCACGAGAGGCCGGGCTGCCATTCGCCGCCGATGGCCTCGCGCCAGGCCGGGTGGTCGCGCAGGCTCGAGAGCGCGGCGTGCAGCGCGACGAGCCCGATGCCGCGGCCGATCGCGGCACGCAGGCCGGCGTCGGCGGCGGGATCGGAGAGATGACCGATCTCGGCCTCGCCATCACGCCACGGATCGCCGGCGTTGACGACGAGCAGGTCGAACCCGTCGAGCTGCGCGAGCGCGTGGTCGACGTCCTCGTCGACCGTGACCTTCCAGCCGTCGGCCCGCAGCGCGTCCGCGATGCGTGCCGACGTGGCGGGGAACGGATGCCACGGGTCGGCGTACCGGCCGGTGCCGGTAGCGATCACCGCACGGGGTGGGGTGGGCTCGGCTTGCGGGCGGTCCATGGATACCATGTTCTGCAGGATAACGCTTTCCCCCGAGAGTCGAGCCGCAAACGACGAGACCCCGCATCCCCGAGGAGAATGACGTCATGGCCCACACCGTCGTGATCGCGCCCGATTCATTCAAGGGAACGATCGGCGCGGCGGCAGCCGCCGAGGCGCTCGCCGCAGGCTGGCGCCGGGAGCGCCCCGACAGCGAGCTCCGGCTGATGCCCATGGCCGACGGCGGCGAGGGCACGGTCGACGCGTTCGCGGCCGCCGTACCGGGCGCCCAGCGCATGCCGGTGACCGTCACGGGACCCGAGGACGGACCCGTCGAGGCGTCGTGGGTGCTGCTGCCGGCGACGCCCGGCGCACCCCACGGCACCGGCGTCGTCGAACTCGCGAACACGAGCGGCATCGAGCTGCTCGGCACGCCGCCGCGCCTGCACGCCTTCGATGCTCACACGCGCGGCTTCGGCGAGGCGATCGCGGCCGCCCTCGCGCACGGGGTGTCGCGCCTCGTGCTCGGGATCGGCTCGAGCTCGTCGACGGACGGCGGCACGGGCATGCTCACCGCCCTCGGAGCGCGATTCACGGATGCTGCGGGCCGGCCCGTCGCCCGCGGCGCACGCGGTCTCGACGCGGTGACGGTGGCCGACCTGTCGGGGCTCGCGCCCCTTCCGCCCGGTGGGGTGACGGTGCTGAGCGATGTGACCAACCCCCTCTTCGGACCCCGGGGAGCTGCGGCGATCTTCGGGCCGCAGAAGGGCGCCGGCGCCGATGACATCCCGGTGCTCGACGCGGGTCTCGCGCGACTCGCCGCGCTGGTCGACGCCGACCCCGAGACCGCAGGGGCCGGTGCTGCCGGTGGCACCGGGTTCGGGCTGCTGGCCTGGGGCGCGCGGCTGGTGCCGGGCTCCGCGGCGGTCGCGGAGCTCGTAGGACTCGACGCGGCGGTGGCCGCGGCATCCGTCGTCGTCACCGGCGAAGGGGCGTACGACGGCCAGTCCGCGGCGGGCAAGGTGCCCGCGCACGTCGGCGCTGTGGCCGCGGCCGCCGGCGTGCCGGTGGCGCTGGTCGCAGGCCGCATCGCGGCGGATGCCGACACCTCGGGCTTCGCCGCGACGGCCTCGCTCACCGAGCTCGCGGGATCCGGCGGGGCCGCGATGGCCGAGACCGCGCGGTGGCTCGAGGAGGCAGGGGCGCGGCTGGCGCGCGAACTCGCTCGCGGCTGAACCGTCTCGCTGGCTCAGGCGTTTCGACTGCGGGCGCTGGAGCGCCCTTCGCTCAACGACCGGTGGGTAGAGGGCCGCCCCCGCAGCCGGCCGTCGAGCGGGGGGAGGAACGGTCGTTGAGCGAGCGTACGGTCGAAACCCAGAGTCGAAACGGCCCGGTCGGATCGTCGCCTGCCCGCCGTCAGCGGCCGGTGTGGAGCACGCCGTTGCGGCGGTGCGGCAGCGCCGCGAGCGACGAGTCCCCCAGCACCTCCGGCAGGAGGGCTTCGGGGGCGTCCTGGAACACGACCGGCCGGAGGAACCGGCGGATCGCGGTCGCGCCGACCGAGGTGTGCAGCGACGTCGTCGCGGGCCACGGGCCGCCGTGGTGCTGCGACCAGGTCACCGCGACGCCCGTCGGCCAGCCGGCGAAGAGCACGCGCCCGGCCTTGCGGGTGAGCACCTCGAGCACCGCCGCGACGTCGTCGTCGGCCTCGGAGTGCAGCGTCGCGGTCAGCGAACCCGGCACGGCCTCGAGCGCGGTGTGAAGGGCGCCGGGGGACAAGTACCGCACGAGCAGCGTGACCGGCCCGAAGCACTCCTCGAGCAGCGTGGAGCGGCGTGCGGCGATAGCCGCGGCATCGGTCGACAGCACGACCGGCTGCGCCGATCCGGCCGCGGCGGGAAGACCGTGAGCGACCACCGAGACCGACGGGTCGGCTTGGAGGTGCTCGATGCCCGCCGGGAAGGCCGCGGTGATGCGGTCGGTGAGGAGCGCGCCCCCGGCGGCATCGGCGGCGAAGCCGGCGACGAGGTCTTCGAAGCCGGCGCCCTCGGGCACGAACACGACGCCGGGCTTGGTGCAGAACTGGCCGACGCCGAGCGTGAAGGAGCCGACGAGCCCTTGGGCGAGCGCCTCGCCGCGCGCCGCGACGGCCGCCGCAGTGATGACCACCGGGTTCACCGAGCCGAGCTCGCCGTAGAACGGGATGGGGTCGGGGCGACCCGTCGCCAGGTCGAACAGAGCGCGTCCGCCGCCGAGCGACCCCGTGAAGCCCGCGGCGCGGATGGACGGATGCTGCACCAGCGCGTTGCCCGCCTCGCGACCGTGGACGAGCGCAAGGGAGCCTTCGGGCGCCCCCGCCTCGACGAGTGCCGCGGCGACGATGGCCGCCGTGCGGTCCGAGAGACGCGGGTGCCCGGAGTGCGCCTTCACGATGACCGGGTTGCCGGCGGCGAGGGCCGACGCGGTGTCGCCGCCCGCGACCGAGAACGCGAACGGGAAGTTCGACGCCGAGAAGACGGCGACAGGGCCGACGCCGGTGAGCATGCGGCGAAGCTCAGGGCGGGGCGGGGACGCCGATGCGTCCGCGTCGTCGACGGTGAGCTCGAGGTACGACCCCTCCTCGACGACGGTCGCGAACAGACGCAGCTGACCGGTGGTGCGCCCGACCTCGCCACGCAGGCGGGTCTCGCCGAGGCGGGTCTCCTGGTCGGCGATCGCGACGAGCTCGTCGATGTTCGCGTCGAGCGCGTCGGCCGCCGCGTGCAGCCACGACGCGCGGGTCGCAGCATCCGTCGCCCGCCAGATCGGCGCCGCAGCGGCGGCGGCCCGCGCGAGCGCCTCGAGGTCGGTCGCGTCGGTCGTGGTCGTGGTTGTCATGGGGAGAACCTTCCCGGTTGTCGAGGTCACGAGAAGCGGATCCCGAGGCCGACGTGCGGCGCCTCGGTCAGAGTGCCGTCGGCGATGCGCACGGGCGACGGGTCGCGGAGCGCGCCGAGGTCGCCGAAGCCGGCGTCCTCGACGTCCTCGGCCATGGGCTCGGGAACGCCCGGGACGGAGCGCAGGCACAGGGCGAGCTGGCCCGACAGCTCGGGCAGCAGGTGCGGGTGGACCGCGGCGCCGTAGGCGCCCGCGATGCCGGTGATCCCGAGGAACGGTGTGATCCCGCCGACCCGGACGATGTTCGGCTGCACGATCTGCGCGGCACCGGTGCGCAGGAAGTCGTCGAACCGGTAGACATTGTGGATGTTCTCGCCGACCGCGATCGGGATGCCGCTGGATGCGGTCAGGCGCTTCGACAGCTCGTAATGGCCGTACAGGTCGTCGGCGCGCAGCGGCTCTTCGACCCAGGCGGGCGAGACCTCCGCGAGCACCTCGAGGCTCCGCGTCGCCCGGTCGAGATCCCACCGCTGGTTGGCGTCGATCATGAGCGCGCGGTCGGGGCCGAGCGCGTCGCGCACGGCCTTCATACGGTCGAGGTCCTCGGCGACGTCGGGCTTGCCGACCTTCACCTTCACCGCGTCGAAGCCGGCATCGACCCAGCGCCGCGCCTGGGCCACCAGCTCGTCCACCGAGTAGTGCAGATTCACCCCTGAGCCGTAGGCCCGCACGCTCTCGCGCTGCGGTCCCAGCCACTGCGCGACCGAACGGCCGTCGGCGCGCGCGGCCGCATCCCAGAGTGCGAGGTCGAGCCCGGCCATCGCGATCGTCGTGACGCCGCCGCCACCGGCCTCGTGCAGGTGCTGCCAGAGGGTCAGCCACTCCTCGCCCGGCTCGGCCGAGCGCCCGACCGCCCACGCGGCGATGTCGTTCGCGAGCAGGGCGTGCACGGCCTCGCCCCCGATCTGCGGCGTCCACGAGAAGCCCCAGCCCTCGGCGCCGTCGGAGCGCACCACGTGCGTCGCGACCACGCCCACCGTCGTCACGTCGGCCGCCCACGGCCGCGTCAGCGGCACGCGCAGCAGGCGCGCGTCAAACGAGGCGATCGTGGTGCGGGGTGATCTGGTGGAGGCGGTCACAGCAGCGCTCGCCCCGCCTCGAGGATCTCGGCCAGGCGCGCCTCCTGCGCGGGCGTCGGGTCGACCAGCGGCGGGCGCACCGACCCGACGGGCAGGCCGCCCAGACGCAAGCCCGTCTTGATGAGCGAGACGCCGAAGCCGGGGGTCTCGTCGCGCAGCGCGACCAGCGGCGAGTAGAAGCCGTCGAGCAGTTCGACCCGCCGCGTCTCGTCGCCCTCGACGTACGCGCGGTAGTACGCGTTCGCGACCTCGGGGATCATCGCGAACGCCGCCGACGAGTACAGCGGGATGCCGATCCCTCGGTACGCCCCCTGCGTCAGCTCGGCGGTCAGCAGTCCGTTGAAGAACGTGAAGTCCTCGCGGCCCTCCGCTGCCACCGCCCGCACGATCTGCTGCGCGCGGCCGACGTCGCCGACGCCGTCCTTGAACCCGACGACCTTGGGGTTCTGCGCGAGGCGGCGCACCGAGTCGACCGAGTACTGCGCGGTGCCGCGGTGATAGATGACGACGGGAAGATCGGATGCCGCCGCCACCGTTTCGACGTAGGCGACGAGTCCTGACTGCGGGCCGCCGACCAGGTACGGCGGCAGCACGAGCAGCGCGTCGGCTCCGGCATGGGCCGCGGCACGTGCGAGCGTCGTCGCGTGGTCGAGCGGACCGCCGGTGCCGGCGACGACGGGGATGCCGCCCGCGACCGTCTCGGTCGCGATCTGCACGACGCGCGACGCCTCGTCGGTCGACAGGGCGTGGAACTCACCCGTGCCGCACGCGGGGAACACACCGCCGGGGGTGTGGGTGAGGGTCGTCTCGAGGTGCCGCCGCAGCAGTCCTTCGTCGACGCGGCCGTCGGCGTCGAATGGGGTGACGGGGAAGAAGAGGATGCCGTCGAACTTCACGCCAGCACGTCCTTTCGGGCGGAGTCGAGGGTGGGGGCGGCGTCGTGGGTGCGGGCGGAATCGTGGCCGCGTGCGACGTCGGCGTCGTACACGGGCTCGCTGAGCTCGCCGCGCCAGGTGTGGGCGGGGCGCCAGCCCAGGACCCGCCGGGCCTTCGCGTTCGAGAAGGCGGGCGCAGTGCCGGTGAGCCCCGCCGCGAGCTCTTCGGTGCCGGGCACGAACTGCGGCAGCAGCTCGGCGAGCGGCCGGCGGGCCAGCGCATCGTCGGCGCCGACGAAGAACACCTCGGCGTTGGGGATCTCGGGGAGCGCCACCAGCAGCGCGTCGATGAAGGTCGCGACGTCGCGTGCGTCGACGTAGTTGAAGAGGGCCGGCGCCGAGAGCGTGGGATCCGCGAGGCGCTCGCGCACGGTGTGACCCTGCTGCGTCGGGGTGTTCTGCCACTCCTCCGGCGCGATGACGTAGCAGGGGCGGAAGGCGGCGAAGCGAGTGGCGTCACCGGTCTGCCGGGCCAGCATCGACATGGTCTGCTCGGCGAGGAGCTTCGACAGCGCGTACGCGTTCCAGGGCTTCGGCGTCGTCTCCTCGTCGACGGGGAAGCGCTCGGGGAGCCACCCCGTGGGCGAGTTGTAGCCGAGGACGGTGGGGCTCGACGCCGCCACGATCTTCGGGATGCCGGCGGCCACGCCCGCCGACATCACGCCCAGCGCCATCGTGGCGTTCGTCCGCAGGATGACGTCCTCGGGCGCGCTGAACGGCACCGCGATGGCGGCCAGATGGACGAGCGCATCGGCCCGGGTGCCGGCGATCGAGCGGGTCGCAGCATCCGTGTCGGTCAGGTCGACCGCGATCTGCTCGATGTCGTGCAGCTCGCCGGCGTCGGAGACGGCACGGTCGAGTGAGACCAGCTCGTGCCCCGCGGCGGTGAGCCCCGCGACCAGGCTGCGGCCGAGCCTGCCGGCGCCGCCCGTGACGACGATGCGGCTCATGCGCGGAGGGTCGCGGCGCCGTCGGCCGCGAGGAAGCGGATGCCGAGATCGGAGACCTGCACCGGGAGTCCGGTCTCGAGGGAGCGGTTGCCGGCGATCCCGACCGCGATGGAGCACACGCCGTCGCGCCAGTCGGCGGGACGCGCGAGCGGGTCGTCGCCGGGGCCCTCGAACAGGTCGGCGAGCAGGAGCGCGTCGCCGCCGCCGTGGCCGTCGCTGTTGCCCTCGAGCGGCACCTCGTAGGCGGCCTCCCAGTGGCGCTGCACGATGAGCCGCTCGCCCTCGGGTCGCAGGGATCCGGTGGTGCCGGCATCGCTGGCGGACGGGTCGAGCACCGGGTGCAACCCCTCGTCGGCGAGCACGGCGCCGCGTTCGACGACCTCGAGCTCGGCCCGGCCCAGCGTGCCGTTGACCGCGACGCGGTATCCCTCCCACGGGGAGTGGGCGTTGAGG
This genomic window contains:
- a CDS encoding alpha/beta hydrolase — protein: MAYITVGTENSVDIDLYYTDQGPSDGQPVVLIHGFPLDGESWGKQQAALLDAGYRVIAYDRRGFGQSSKVGSGYDYDTFAGDLHALIEDLDLHDAVLVGFSMGTGEIARYMSRYSSGRVAKAAFLGSLEPFLLITDDNPDGAGPQEFFDGIAQSVRDDRYAFIAGFYKDFYNLDDNLGSRISQEAVDASVQVATYAGNTALAAAPLTWPTDFRADIPAIDVPALILHGTADNILPIDKTARRFKDLLPDATYVEIEGAPHGLLWTHGAEVNEALLAFLHS
- the galK gene encoding galactokinase — protein: MRTAAIARALFAARFGADATGTWSAPGRVNLIGEHTDYNDGFVLPFAIQHRTHVALAPRADGVFRVRVASTFDDATVEVALNELDALFPEKRDGVPEWARYPLGVAWALLAASGTDPATVSGVDLAFASDVPVGAGLSSSAAIEGATAVALADTWGIDLDRVALAKVGRRAENEAVGAPTGIMDQMASLLGRADAAIFLDCRSLEAQVVDLGFADAGLELVVIDTGVKHSHATGGYGERRAACERGAAALGVPALRDVSVDDLPRLAELVDEVTFRRVRHVVTENQRVLDTVRTLREQGPSAIGDLLVASHASMRDDFEISVPELDTAVEAALSAGAVGARMTGGGFGGAAIALVAHENVQDVTDAATAAFAAAGFTAPTVFTVTPSAGAARD
- the galT gene encoding galactose-1-phosphate uridylyltransferase: MPAEALGAGVVKRPTRLADGRELIYYDDPGTTLGAERALDARDLAPRPQTATMRRDVLTGDWVSIAAARQNRAFLPPAHLDPLAPQTPTNPSEIPSLYDVAVFENKSPSFGPALAVAHGDAPARTLGEALVGTDPPRDLEDLVAPGLGRTRTSVGRCEVVCFSPEHSGSFGSLTVTRARTVIEAWADRTAALSALPGIEQVFPFENRGEAIGVTLPHPHGQIYAYPYITPRTTSLLASIDREGADLFARILDFERAGERVILEGEHWTAFVPFAARWPIEIHLLPHRHVADFAEATQAERDELAPLYLRLLRGVDALYDSPTPYIAAWHQAPVHRGRDTARLHLQLTSPRRAADKLKFLAGSEAAMGAWIGDIPPETAAAKLRDAVASIPEETL
- a CDS encoding LacI family DNA-binding transcriptional regulator; this encodes MTARRVSMADVAERAGVSGQTVSRVVNASPRVDPGTRARVEAAMRDLGYRPHRAARALRTGRTQTIGLVVSTLASVGNSRMLQAVADAAAARGYALTVVTLGADGDVAAAFERLAEQGVDGAIVLNEATARVRGADVGAPGLRLVVVDSPRDERFGVVETDHAAGARSAVEHLLALGHATVHHLAGPEGSFAAGERERGWRDALSAAGAAVPPVVRGDWTSASGFAAASALLQTGATAVFAANDQMALGVLRAMGEAGRAVPGDVSVVGFDDVADAADYRPPLTTVRQDFDALGARAVAALVDGIEAGAPAAFETVPTRLVVRESTAARSGLTARA
- the galE gene encoding UDP-glucose 4-epimerase GalE — its product is MSWLVTGGAGYIGAHIVRALADAGLNSVVIDDLSSGHASFVPEGVPFVRGSILDGELVERTLREHQVEGVIHLAGFKYAGVSVQRPLHTYAQNVEGTRVLLAAMQAAEVSNLVFSSSAAVYGTPDVPLVTEDLPKRPASPYGESKLIGEWIIRDQAVASAESDHALRYTALRYFNVVGSGDPSVYDTSPHNLFPLVFEALLAGRTPRINGDDYDTPDGTNVRDYVHVADIAAAHVAAAQRLLANRPIEPAYNLGSQNGLSVREIMDAMARVTGIAFTPEIAPRRPGDPDRIVATGQLAARDLDWKNRYSVDEMVRTGWEARRAAG
- a CDS encoding ThuA domain-containing protein; translated protein: MVSMDRPQAEPTPPRAVIATGTGRYADPWHPFPATSARIADALRADGWKVTVDEDVDHALAQLDGFDLLVVNAGDPWRDGEAEIGHLSDPAADAGLRAAIGRGIGLVALHAALSSLRDHPAWREAIGGEWQPGLSWHPPVGDARVRVVDGEHPVSEGMPPLDVVDERYSDLVVDAGARVLAVHDVDGAEHAAVWVREQPTRAVVSSLGHDERSYHSPAHVALLQRAARWAARA
- a CDS encoding glycerate kinase, yielding MAHTVVIAPDSFKGTIGAAAAAEALAAGWRRERPDSELRLMPMADGGEGTVDAFAAAVPGAQRMPVTVTGPEDGPVEASWVLLPATPGAPHGTGVVELANTSGIELLGTPPRLHAFDAHTRGFGEAIAAALAHGVSRLVLGIGSSSSTDGGTGMLTALGARFTDAAGRPVARGARGLDAVTVADLSGLAPLPPGGVTVLSDVTNPLFGPRGAAAIFGPQKGAGADDIPVLDAGLARLAALVDADPETAGAGAAGGTGFGLLAWGARLVPGSAAVAELVGLDAAVAAASVVVTGEGAYDGQSAAGKVPAHVGAVAAAAGVPVALVAGRIAADADTSGFAATASLTELAGSGGAAMAETARWLEEAGARLARELARG